The genomic DNA CAGCTTCATCAGAGTTTCCCCCCTTGTAAGCTATTTGGATGGCCCAAGGATAGTCATTCAAATCTTAAGGTCGCCTTCCAATGGCTGAATACAAAAGTTAACAAAACAAGGTATTTCATTCACTAAGAcgaaggtctaacgctcgaaaattcagctttgaaactctttacgatggctagtttacattatcaactcagttaataacactaaattaccggttatactctcccactgacacaacaccacagtttcttttgaaacttaccccttttaagTATTTCAATGGTCTAACGGCGCCGGCGATATATATTTCTGCTACTAAAGATACCGAGCTAAACTTTTCGTAATCATTCATAGGGCTAGAATAAGGTCTCAAATATTCAGAACAGGGCCCCAAATCATATTTAAGACAATAACGAAGGCCTCACATCATATCAAGGATAATGGCCCCAAATATTCATAACAGGGCCCCAAAACATTCTTAAGGAAAGAATAACGGTATTAAATCATTCTCTTGACCAGAATAAGGGCCCAAAATATCCTTATACTCACTGTTAAACTTGTAGACGAAGTTGTGCCAAGCTTTACCGACCATGTTGTTATAGCAACCAGCGGGATTGGATCCATACTGGTCATAAGATAGGTCTGCTTCCTCTCCTCCCCAGCATTCTCCATAATACTGGATTCCAAAAAACTGTTGGCCTGTTGAAATGAAGAGCATTTTATTTGATTGAGTGTCGAAGGTAACGCAGGAATACTTTGGATTGGTTCGGTTTTGTGATAGGATTAGACAACTCGCGCCACCCAAGCAGATGCAAAATTGAGATCAGTCATGGGACCTGAGCAAACGCGTTTTCCTTCGACATGAGGTAATGGTGTCAAAGTCTATGGTGTTGCCCGGAGATGTAGTTGCCAAAAATAAATGTATGGTTTCAGAGATTCAGAGGACTTACTTAGTTGAAAAAGTAAACCGAGTCGAGTTTTAAAATTGCCTTTTTTGCGCTCTTTGCGCCGGTGACAGTATAAACAATTCCCACTCACGCTTGTTCATAGCTTCATCCGCACATTTCTGTACTGTCTTCGACAAGTCTGACCAATCAATAGTCCCACGGAAGTTCTTCAGCAGTTCAGGCATAGCACGCGGGTGAAATTTGTCTCTAAAACATCCAACAGGGCTGAACGTAATCCCTAAGTAAAAATTGAATGTTGTTGTGATGTGAATGACCCGCAATCAAGTACATGCACAAGGAAGGGTAAAAAAGTGACGAATGAATGAAAGAAGGACGGAGGCAATGAAAAGATAAAGGAATGACTGAATGATTAACTATTGACTGAGAGACTGAAGGAAGTTAGGGACTTAGTGACTGAGTGACGgaataactgaatgaaaacatgggggaatgaatgaatgaatgggTGAATGAATTAgcaaattaatgaaaaaattaaggacGGAGGCAATGAAAGGATAAAGGAATGACTAAATGATTAACTATTGACTGAGAGACTGAAGGAAGTTAGGGACTTAgtgactgagtgactgaataactgaatgaaaacacgagggaataaataaatgaatgggTGAATGAATTagtaaattaatgaaaaaaataagggaataaatgaataaatgaattaatgagCATatgaatttgtaaataaatgaataacaaaatGAGAGTGAATTACAAATCAATGATTGAGTGAATTACTTGAAGAACAAATGAATGGGttaatgaagaaatgaatgaataaatcagggaatgaaagaaagaaagaaagaaaaaagaatgaataaaatatgaatgaatgaatggtTTAATGAGAGAATGAAAGaaaggataaaataaataacaaatgaataaatgtaTGAATAGCCGGCTAACTAGAATTCGAAAGATGACTGCTACAatgaatgatgaattttttatcACTTACCCTCAGGGACAGGTTCGATTTCTTCTGTTGGCTCAACTTTTGCAACTGGTTCTgaaaggcaaaaaagaaaagcattctTAGACATGTGAC from Pocillopora verrucosa isolate sample1 chromosome 2, ASM3666991v2, whole genome shotgun sequence includes the following:
- the LOC136279135 gene encoding uncharacterized protein, coding for MKNLVLVFLVPLISCRALLFGRDEPVAKVEPTEEIEPVPEGITFSPVGCFRDKFHPRAMPELLKNFRGTIDWSDLSKTVQKCADEAMNKRQQFFGIQYYGECWGGEEADLSYDQYGSNPAGCYNNMVGKAWHNFVYKFNIPGGDSEE